The Phaseolus vulgaris cultivar G19833 chromosome 10, P. vulgaris v2.0, whole genome shotgun sequence DNA window ttaacaaaaatattttactaaaatgaaataataataattaatgataatttttttcaaaaattaattatttaatgatatCGGAACtaacttatataattttaattcacccaaatttacacaaaaataccAAATATTtgattagtttattttttaaagataaggataaatttgtaatcttatattttacatctttgaaaaaaaatcaaaataccCTCATAGTCATTAGATCACTCacaaacttaaataaattttctcacaaattcactctCACGTCCCCAACTTCAAAGAGACTCACTTTTTTCCTACTTTCCTATCAAATTCTCATACCTCCACTCCCTAAATTCTTACAATTTTCCTTCTCAATTCAAACACAAcctaaaatttgatatttttttcccttaatttatttttaacaataaaaaaatataaataaatggaGTATTTGGATTGCTATAACTCatagaaaaatatagaataataatatattaaccAGCCATTTTTTAAGTATAAGGTAACaactttcaatattattattttaataatttttatatcatttaattatttttaatattaaaactattaagaattgtataaattttttaactgTGAAtgtataacttttcaaaaatataatatttgcaCAGAAAAACAAACCTTCCCAGCCATCATAATGATATAGCCATTGAGAAAAGGATAGAACACAAATTGCAGTGAAATCCAAAATAAAGCCTCTCTCTGCTTTTAATAAAGCCACTGACTGAACTTTCCTTCACTCTTCAAAAGTTATCCTCAATCCTCAAAGAATGGTATATGATGATCATTCTACTCTGTTTCCTACAATTTCTGCAACAGAGAAACAatatctcttttatttttttctcttgagCCACTGATCCCCCTTTATAAACATTGCATCTTGCACAACTCCTTGTTCCAAGGTATTAGAATAAGATGAACAGGGCAAATCTATTATCATTGCCCTGCTCTTTTAGAGCAGCATATGGtaaaattatacatatattCCAATGTTCTCAAGTAACAGTGCCTACCGAAATCACCAATTCCCATACCCTTTTATTTGTTTCATCACTTTTGACCATAGACTCTCAATCCTTGACAAATAATGTTCTTATAAATcgattttatggagttgagttaggcttaaagtccactctttaatatggtatcagaaccATTTTCAAGACTATCTTAAAAAATGTTTGTTGACTTTATCAGGTCATCCGCTATCAGATTGTTATCGGATCATCCATAATATGTTTGTTTGTACTTTGATGTGAACATTTATGGAACCATCTATTTTGTGTAGCTACTTCAAACTCGATATAAACCTAATTTTGTTATCAAGTCAGTagataaacaaacaaaaaaaacaactaaTGACTTTTGTGTTTTCCACACGTTCTTTGCTTAATTTTCCCCCACTCTTCTTGCAGCTGGAAGGGAAAATAGTTGCACCTGCCAAGGACGCATGGGTAGGTCATACGAATAGTTTGATTTCCATCGTAAAGGTAGAGAGACTCACAGTGGATGGAAGTGGAGGATTAATCGATGGCTTCGGTTCTTCTTGGTGGCCATGCAAATATTGTCCACGACCAGCAGTTACACCACTCTAAACTTTCTTTTCCCATTAAACCACAAATCAAATCAATTCACACTGAATTTCTCATGTCGATGGTTATGCAGACTCTTATTTTCGACGCATGCAACTATCTTACAGTGCATGACTTGAGCATCACTAATAGTCCAAAATCTCACATACACGTGCATGGTTGCAAAGATGCTACATTCTCTCATATCAATATCACTGCTCCTGCTGATAGTCCTAACACTGATGGAATTGACGTTACTTCTTCCAAAAATATCGTGATTCAGAATTCCACCATACAAAGTGGTAAACCAAAGTTCTCATCATCTTATGAAAATATCAATTTTTCAATCCAGTGttctaaaatataattactCAATGAAACAGGTGATGATTGTGTTGCTGTTAGTGGTGGCTCCGTTGCAGTCAATGTTACTGGGATTGCATGTGGACCAGGCCATGGCATAAGgttatacttatatatatatatatatatatatatatatatataattaatgcacttattattattatacgagaatattatttgttattagTGACtttaatgaatgaatgaatcAGCATTGGAAGCCTAGGTAAAAGGAATGATACAGTGGAAGAAGTGTATGTACGAAATTGCAGCTTCACAAAAACTAGATATGGAGCAAGAATCAAGACATTTCCTGTAAGTAATATGTGTTAGGGTTGAAACTTCTTTGCATCCTATAACTATTCTACTGTCATtaactatatattttctatCATTTTCCTTAACTCAAACAATAATCATGTAAACCATGGGtggtaatatattaattataaaaacttaAACATATAGTCAGTTAACAagttttgattttaaatttttataaaggAAAATTTACGTAATTTCTTCTAGCACTacagaaaatcatgaaatagaaactaatttttaggaccaaaataattagttgcaatagtaactaaattagagaccattttagaaactaaaaaaaaaattgatttctatattagtttttattattgttaaatagtttctaaattggtatctaattagcaaccaaagttttaactaccaatttttTACTaccaattttttagtttataaatttggtctttaaaactttagtggttaattagatatcaatttagaaattatttaataataatataaatttattttattttattttattttaaaatggtcCATAatttattacaactaattatttagtatctaaaaattggtttctatttcatgattttcttgtagtgtaggTTAAAATTATTGTTCCGAATTTGACATAGGTGGTAGAATTGTGCTaggtttttatatttgtttatctCTTACCATTTGTTTCCATTATCTCTTACCATTTGATATGTTTTACTTATTGTCCAATTTTTTTCAGATTGGGTTTGGTTGTGCAAGGAAAATCACATTTGAGGAAATAACGTTAGTAGAAACCCGTTACCCAATACTTATTGATCAAAACTATGGCACTTATTATTTAACGGTATTCACTTAACTTtctttgttgaatttttttcttttgtgtatAGAAAAAGGttgtatattattaattaaagttGGATTTTTGAATTTGGTGTAAAATAGAATGGAGGAGGAGTAGAAATAAGTGGGGTGAGATTCCGAGGATTTCAAGGAACATCCTTTGATGGCAGAGCTATTACCTTAGATTGTGGACAACTAGGTTGCCACGACATCGAATTGGATCAAATCGACATTTCTTCTTCTCCAGCAAAGCCAGCCTATTGTTTTTGCAATAATGCTCATGGAACAGTTACATCAACTGTTCCAAATTGTTCTTGCTTATTGCCATGAATTCTTTTCTTGCCCtcatatatgtataaattaaataatgagTACTTTTAGTTGatcaataaatattattgtGACCAACTAATatgcacttttttttttaattgtttttattttctataattttttaattaaataattctgAAATGGGTTTTATATATAGAAACATTACCAGAAAAGTTGGAATTAGCTGATAAAAAAAGTGACGGTGAAGTAAAGGACATTACTAGTGTCTACTAAGTCTAGATATGGGAGACACGAAAATAAATGTTAAAGATACTGTCAGTTAAAGAATTGTGAAATTCACGCTAAAAATTATTAgaaggaaaaaataataatgataagaTAACATCTACATAAGGGACGCAAGCTACGAATGCACGGAATAAAAAGGTAAGCATTAAGTGTTGACTCAGCCCACactatgattttttaaaatctaaaaattaaattaggtGTGGTGTTATTGGGTGGAGGCTTAACATactcaaataaattatattttatttaggcCAACATCATCGTGGCTTACATAGTATTAAAATGGATATTTATATAGATTTAGTCGACAAAATCTTATTTAATATGgaaaaaatgtgaaaaaggTGATCATTTGAAATAAGTGATCAAAGGTATTTAACACAATCTTACACTCACAAAATTCCTAACTTTGGCACAAAACGTTCTTCTTCCCGCGttatctaatatttaattatttttgtttagtgTCCACATAGTGTCTTTCAAGCCTACACCTAATATAAATTAATGTGGGCTTTATGGAGGATTGTAGGATGCTGATATTACCACTTGTGAAGGTTATTTGACAGTTAAGTCGACGCTACATTCGTCCTTGCGTAGACCCACACTATTATTTTGCATCCATAGATTTAGCTTCTCATTTCCATGGGACATAAATTCGATGATAGCTCAAATtttgcatctattttttttttacatcgTCTATTTTTTACCTATactaataaacatattttttgtagtggaaatgttttattattacaaattattGACGTGCAATTTATGACTCCTT harbors:
- the LOC137819241 gene encoding probable polygalacturonase At3g15720, whose protein sequence is MQSIITLALILALISPCFGSNYTFYNVMDFGAVGDAKTDDSQAFLKAWRSTCGAEGTPTLLIPQNYVFLLSALLLKGPCNATTILIKLEGKIVAPAKDAWVGHTNSLISIVKVERLTVDGSGGLIDGFGSSWWPCKYCPRPATLIFDACNYLTVHDLSITNSPKSHIHVHGCKDATFSHINITAPADSPNTDGIDVTSSKNIVIQNSTIQSGDDCVAVSGGSVAVNVTGIACGPGHGISIGSLGKRNDTVEEVYVRNCSFTKTRYGARIKTFPIGFGCARKITFEEITLVETRYPILIDQNYGTYYLTNGGGVEISGVRFRGFQGTSFDGRAITLDCGQLGCHDIELDQIDISSSPAKPAYCFCNNAHGTVTSTVPNCSCLLP